The Methanomassiliicoccus luminyensis B10 genome includes a window with the following:
- a CDS encoding tyrosine--tRNA ligase, giving the protein MDIEERYELLARNTEEIVTADELRGLLAKDVAPKAYIGFEPSGLVHLGWVVCANKIRDFVDAGFEMTIFFADWHAYINDKLGGDIERIRLCALYMQDCFEALGVPRDKVKFVMASEIMDGIGYWEKVMKVGKVTSLSRIKRSMTIMGRKEDDAELDSSKFLYPLMQATDLFMMDIDVAYAGIDQRRVHMLAREAAEKLHWKVPIALHTPLLPGLKGVNRMDPIATKMSKSDPDSGISIHDSPEDINRKIKKAFCPEKEVEGNPMMAICKHILFQESSDFVIDRPEKFGGKLVFHSYDELASAYAGGDLHPVDLKQGVAKGLIDKLAPVRAYFEKNHQNLDALKRSLGIA; this is encoded by the coding sequence ATGGACATCGAAGAGAGGTATGAACTGCTGGCGCGGAACACCGAAGAGATAGTCACCGCGGATGAGCTGAGAGGCCTTCTCGCCAAGGACGTCGCGCCGAAGGCATATATCGGCTTCGAGCCGTCCGGGTTGGTCCACCTGGGGTGGGTGGTCTGTGCCAACAAGATCAGGGACTTCGTGGACGCGGGGTTCGAGATGACCATCTTCTTCGCGGACTGGCATGCCTACATCAACGACAAGCTGGGCGGGGACATCGAGAGGATCCGCCTGTGCGCCTTGTACATGCAGGACTGCTTCGAGGCGCTGGGAGTGCCCCGCGACAAGGTCAAGTTCGTGATGGCCTCCGAGATCATGGACGGCATCGGCTACTGGGAGAAGGTCATGAAGGTCGGCAAGGTCACCTCGCTCTCCCGGATCAAGAGGTCCATGACCATCATGGGCCGCAAGGAGGACGACGCCGAGCTCGATTCCTCGAAGTTCCTTTACCCTTTGATGCAGGCTACTGACCTATTCATGATGGACATCGATGTCGCCTACGCGGGCATCGACCAGAGGAGGGTCCACATGCTGGCCAGGGAAGCGGCCGAGAAGCTGCACTGGAAGGTACCGATCGCATTGCACACTCCCCTGCTCCCCGGGCTGAAGGGAGTGAACCGCATGGACCCCATAGCCACCAAGATGTCCAAGTCCGACCCGGACAGCGGGATATCCATACATGACTCCCCCGAGGACATCAACAGGAAGATCAAGAAGGCGTTCTGCCCGGAAAAAGAAGTGGAGGGCAACCCCATGATGGCAATATGCAAGCACATCCTGTTCCAGGAGTCCTCGGATTTCGTCATCGACCGGCCCGAAAAATTCGGCGGGAAGTTGGTGTTCCATTCGTACGACGAGCTGGCGTCCGCCTACGCCGGCGGGGACCTTCACCCCGTGGACCTCAAGCAGGGCGTGGCCAAGGGCCTCATCGACAAGCTGGCCCCCGTCCGCGCGTACTTCGAGAAGAACCACCAGAACCTTGACGCCCTGAAGAGGTCGCTCGGCATCGCGTGA
- a CDS encoding DUF504 domain-containing protein: MVYPREVLNRLRWTEGLGLEDAVITYLHRGAPGDLMAVKGSNIMELERSFFVTVDSKVPYHRIRKIEYRGKVLYEEITEK; this comes from the coding sequence ATGGTATATCCCCGGGAGGTCCTGAACCGGCTGCGCTGGACCGAGGGGCTCGGCCTGGAGGACGCAGTAATCACCTACCTGCACCGGGGAGCGCCGGGCGACCTCATGGCCGTGAAGGGCTCGAACATCATGGAGCTGGAGCGCTCCTTCTTCGTCACCGTCGACTCCAAGGTCCCGTACCACCGCATCAGGAAGATCGAGTACCGCGGGAAGGTGCTCTATGAGGAAATAACGGAAAAATAG
- the glnA gene encoding type I glutamate--ammonia ligase: MAPSSKKKASSSDRKAATLELAKSGAVKMVDFKFTDVPGTWQHITYPAARLDEDLLVDGVGFDASSIRGFAHINESDMLLMPDIETAIMDPACKVPTLSVVCDVADPISGSPYPRDPRGIAKNAEAYLKTTGIADTAFFGPELEFFIFDSARFDQNQHFGYYHIDSDEGIWNCGKEGCTPNHGHRPKNKEGYFPVPPADSLQDLRSQMVLNLMAAGIETELHHHEVATAGQGEIGMKFQTLTKMADNVMLYKYVLKNTAKEFGKTVTFMPKPLFGDNGTGMHTHQSLFKGGENTFYDKKGYSLLSQTALYYIGGLLAHSPALLGLTNPSTNSYRRLVPGFEAPVNLVYSQRNRSAAVRIPVYSKSPKSKRIEYRPPDSTSNPYLAFSAMLLAGLDGIKKKISPGEAHDMDMFELSKEEISRIKTVPGSLEASLSALEADHDFLLQGGVFSKDFIENWIEYKRTKENDFVRLRPVPAEFFLYYSC, translated from the coding sequence ATGGCACCATCATCCAAGAAAAAAGCAAGCTCAAGCGACCGCAAGGCCGCGACCCTGGAGCTAGCCAAGTCCGGCGCCGTGAAAATGGTGGACTTCAAGTTCACCGACGTCCCTGGCACCTGGCAGCACATCACCTATCCCGCCGCGAGGCTGGACGAGGACCTCCTTGTCGACGGCGTTGGCTTCGATGCCTCTTCCATCAGGGGTTTCGCGCACATCAACGAGAGCGACATGCTCCTCATGCCGGACATCGAGACCGCGATCATGGATCCCGCATGCAAGGTCCCCACCCTGTCGGTGGTCTGCGACGTGGCCGACCCCATATCCGGGTCCCCATATCCGCGCGACCCCCGGGGCATCGCGAAGAATGCCGAGGCGTACCTAAAGACCACCGGCATAGCCGACACTGCCTTCTTCGGCCCCGAGCTGGAGTTCTTCATCTTCGATTCCGCCCGGTTCGACCAGAACCAGCATTTCGGATACTATCATATCGACTCTGATGAGGGCATCTGGAACTGCGGCAAGGAGGGTTGCACCCCCAACCATGGGCACCGCCCCAAGAACAAGGAGGGCTACTTCCCCGTCCCCCCCGCCGACAGCCTGCAGGACCTCAGGTCCCAGATGGTCCTGAACCTCATGGCCGCCGGCATAGAGACCGAGCTTCACCACCATGAGGTGGCGACCGCCGGCCAGGGCGAGATCGGGATGAAGTTCCAGACCCTGACCAAGATGGCCGACAACGTCATGCTGTACAAGTATGTGCTGAAGAACACCGCCAAGGAGTTCGGCAAGACCGTTACTTTCATGCCCAAGCCCCTGTTCGGCGACAACGGCACCGGCATGCACACCCACCAGAGCCTGTTCAAGGGCGGCGAGAACACCTTCTACGACAAGAAGGGCTACTCCCTGCTGTCCCAGACCGCCCTGTATTACATCGGCGGCCTGCTGGCCCACTCTCCCGCCCTGCTCGGTCTGACCAACCCTTCCACCAACTCGTACCGGAGGCTGGTCCCCGGCTTCGAGGCGCCCGTGAACCTGGTATACTCCCAGAGGAACCGCTCCGCCGCGGTCAGGATACCGGTCTACTCCAAGAGCCCCAAGTCCAAGAGGATCGAGTACCGCCCGCCAGACTCCACCAGCAACCCCTACCTGGCGTTCTCCGCGATGCTGCTGGCCGGCCTGGATGGCATCAAGAAGAAGATCAGCCCCGGCGAGGCCCACGACATGGACATGTTCGAGCTGTCCAAGGAAGAGATATCCAGGATCAAAACCGTCCCCGGCAGCCTGGAAGCCTCCCTCAGCGCGCTGGAGGCCGACCACGACTTCCTGCTACAGGGTGGGGTTTTCAGCAAGGACTTCATCGAGAACTGGATCGAATACAAGAGGACCAAGGAGAACGACTTCGTTCGCCTCAGGCCGGTCCCCGCCGAGTTCTTCCTGTATTACAGCTGCTGA